Genomic window (Jeotgalibaca ciconiae):
TTCTGATGTCAGTTCTCTCTTGATAACAAACGCAGAAGAAACTTCCGAGGTGGAAGAGTTGGGAGAAGAATGGGAAGACCAACCTTGGATAGTGGATATAAAAGGTGCAGTGTTAGAGCCTGGAATCTATCAAGTGGATGAGACGATGCGTATTTATGACGTCATTCAACTAGCAGGAGGTGTGACAGATAATGCTGAGACTTCTTCATTGAATTTTTCTCAGCATTTAGAAGACCAAATGATGATCTATATTCCGACTACAGAAGAAGGAGATCATCGACAAATCGTTGTACAAAGTCCTGAAGAAGCGTCTGAATCAGCGAATGGTTTAATCGATATTAATACCGCTGAAGTTGCTGAATTAACCCAATTAACAGGCATTGGACATAAAAAAGCTGAACTTATTATTCAATACCGCGATGAAAATGGATTATTTACTGCAGTTGAAGATTTAATGAATGTAAGTGGGATTGGGTTAAAAACATTTGAAGGATTACAAGATAAAATAACAATTTCAAAATAATGGATAGTATTGATACTGAAAATGGACGGGGTCGATTAGTAAAAAATGGGATGGCAAAGCTCCTGTAATAGTGTATGATAAAAAAGAAAAGGAGTGGTAAACCGTGCAAGAAAGAATTCCATGGAATCAGTATTTTATGGCTCAAGCAGTATTGTTGTCTTTAAGAAGCACTTGTAAAAGACTCGAAGTTGGAGCTACTATTGTTCGAGATAAAAGAATTATTGCTGGCGGATATAATGGTTCTGTTTCTGGTGATGTTCACTGCATTGACGAAGGTTGTTATGTGGTTGGTGGACATTGTTTACGTACCATTCATGCAGAAATGAATGCGATTCTCCAATGTGCAAAATTTGGGATCCAGACAAATGGCGCTGAGATTTATGTTACCCATTTTCCGTGTTTACAATGCATGAAGATGTTGCTGCAAGCGGGGATAAAAAAAGTCTATTACTTAGAAGACTATCGTAATGACCCCTATGCCATCCATCTTCTTGAACAAATGGAGATTCCATATGAAAAAGTCTCGTTAGATCCCGAATATTTTACTAGCTTAGTATCACCCATCCATTCAAAAGAAGAAGCGATGGAGGAACATCATGGGAGTAAAGATTGTTGCTAGCAAGTTAGAAAAATTATTTCAACAAGTAAAAGGATACTATTTGTTAAGTAGTTTCCTTGCAATTAACCTCATTGTGCTAATTCTATCTCCACAGAATTGGTATGCGTGGGGATTTTTTTGTTTGTTGTTGCTGCGATTATTTATTTTTAAGAAGAAAGCTCTCGGCTTGGTAACCATTTTTTTATTACTACTAACATTCGTTATTGTATTTTTTCAAGAGCAGCAGAATCAAACGGTATTGGATGAAACTCTTGATTATGCAAGCTTTCATTTGAATCCAGAGCAATACAAAGTAGACGGTAATTTATTGACAGGAACTGCGCAAATAGCAACAGAGGATGGATTTGAAAAAGTCTCTTTTTTATACAAAATTCAAAGCGAAGAAGAAAAAGCAATCTGGGAAAGTCTAGACGAACTGATTTACTTTGATGCACACATGAAATTATCAAAGCCGAATGTAGCATGGAATGAACACCAATTTGATTACCGAAACTATCTGTATCGAAATCGAATTCATTGGACTGCTACAATCGAAAAAATAGAAAATTATAAACAAGATGTACGGCCACAATTATTTTTGAGCCGTCTGCGATTGAAATGGATTCGCTTTCTTAGAAAGAAAATTCCTGACGGGAAAACATTAGAATATTTGTTAGCTATATTATTCAACCAAACGAAAGACATGGATTATTCCGTAATGGAGTCCTACCGGAAAATTGGTGTGATTCACTTGTTTTCAATCTCAGGAATGCATATTCACTTTTTAATAGTTGTTCTAAAGTACCTGCTGCTACGTATTGGAATCACCAGGGAACGAACAAGTCCTTTAGTATTGATTGGGATAGTAGCTTATGGCTTTCTTATTGGAAATGGTGTAGGTATCTTTCGAGCAATCAGTACTAACAGTTTACTACTTTTAGCCAAAATATTTAAAAAAGATCTGTATGCAAAAGATGCCTTTGCTCTGACGATTTTATTTGCTTTATGGTTGAATCCATACATAGTCTTTAGTCTTGCTTTTCAACTGAGCTACGGATTATCCGGAATTTTGTATTTTCTATCGAAACATATAGAGGAAATAAATAAAAATGTCATCACTAAAGACCTATTTCTTTCCTTCATCATGACTACTTTTTCTTTTTTATTTTTAAGTTACCATTACTTTGAAGTGACCTGGTTAGGGATGTTTGTGAATATTCTTTTTTCGTTTTTCTTTTCAATTTGTTTTTTTCCGGTCTTATGGGTCATTTCAATCTGTGCTTTCCTGAACCTGCCTTCATTTTTTTATAGCTTTATCATTACCGGTCTGGACTCTATCCTCCTTTATTTGGAAAAATTCACGAACTTTTTAGCAGGAAAAAATTGGCTATTGATGGTTACCGGCAGGCAGAAAGGATTTAGTTATCTTTTATTAGCAGTAAGCATTATTTGTTTTTTTATATCAATAGAACAAAATAAAAAGTTGATTAAATCATTTGTTCTGTTGAGTATTACTTTTTTCATTTTTTATTTGACGCCGTATTTAAATCCGAACGGCAAAATTATTATGCTGGACGTGGGGCAGGGAGATTCATTTCTGTTTATTTCCCCCTTTCATAGAAACACCTTTTTAATTGATACCGGTGGAAGAATGTCATTTGGAAATGAGGCAGAATGGCAAAGGCGAATCAATCAAGACGCGCATGCAAAAAATCTTGTTTCAAGTATCAAGGCCCAAGGAG
Coding sequences:
- a CDS encoding helix-hairpin-helix domain-containing protein, whose translation is MDWKSWFKKNRLVIFIGIGCIQLLILFFQFWLRMDSAPATIDSDVSSLLITNAEETSEVEELGEEWEDQPWIVDIKGAVLEPGIYQVDETMRIYDVIQLAGGVTDNAETSSLNFSQHLEDQMMIYIPTTEEGDHRQIVVQSPEEASESANGLIDINTAEVAELTQLTGIGHKKAELIIQYRDENGLFTAVEDLMNVSGIGLKTFEGLQDKITISK
- a CDS encoding ComE operon protein 2 — encoded protein: MQERIPWNQYFMAQAVLLSLRSTCKRLEVGATIVRDKRIIAGGYNGSVSGDVHCIDEGCYVVGGHCLRTIHAEMNAILQCAKFGIQTNGAEIYVTHFPCLQCMKMLLQAGIKKVYYLEDYRNDPYAIHLLEQMEIPYEKVSLDPEYFTSLVSPIHSKEEAMEEHHGSKDCC
- a CDS encoding DNA internalization-related competence protein ComEC/Rec2, whose amino-acid sequence is MGVKIVASKLEKLFQQVKGYYLLSSFLAINLIVLILSPQNWYAWGFFCLLLLRLFIFKKKALGLVTIFLLLLTFVIVFFQEQQNQTVLDETLDYASFHLNPEQYKVDGNLLTGTAQIATEDGFEKVSFLYKIQSEEEKAIWESLDELIYFDAHMKLSKPNVAWNEHQFDYRNYLYRNRIHWTATIEKIENYKQDVRPQLFLSRLRLKWIRFLRKKIPDGKTLEYLLAILFNQTKDMDYSVMESYRKIGVIHLFSISGMHIHFLIVVLKYLLLRIGITRERTSPLVLIGIVAYGFLIGNGVGIFRAISTNSLLLLAKIFKKDLYAKDAFALTILFALWLNPYIVFSLAFQLSYGLSGILYFLSKHIEEINKNVITKDLFLSFIMTTFSFLFLSYHYFEVTWLGMFVNILFSFFFSICFFPVLWVISICAFLNLPSFFYSFIITGLDSILLYLEKFTNFLAGKNWLLMVTGRQKGFSYLLLAVSIICFFISIEQNKKLIKSFVLLSITFFIFYLTPYLNPNGKIIMLDVGQGDSFLFISPFHRNTFLIDTGGRMSFGNEAEWQRRINQDAHAKNLVSSIKAQGVRELDAIFLTHSDVDHLGNLKYLAKEIPVSTIFFSKGMEKTAKFQEAVSDMNQSKVVFTPLQAPERVRVGEIVFEILSPLKEGGGTNDDSLVLLTKISDLIWLFTGDMEEKGEELLIKRYPNLQVDVLKVGHHGSKTSTTETFVKQVSPRVAWISVGDNNSYGHPNSEVIERLENEGITIYRTDKQGAIHFIYRRNKNQTKIMVQ